The Coregonus clupeaformis isolate EN_2021a chromosome 3, ASM2061545v1, whole genome shotgun sequence genome includes a region encoding these proteins:
- the LOC121542168 gene encoding zinc finger protein 3: MSTNMQAHLSLQTQLASIMDVLARAAVDEISQLFSESSADLHLEISRSYKENDALKMRMKVMKSELFSLRLQRASTPRGSRFSFSRTLCRPRGKLTDKTPEHQTAVYSRDDAPITIGEEEIPSTVKTECADVESPDVILIKDEEGPEDDFGGCGPDAGHDGICGENVAMVTPQPEHATQRLGHDEGLYSMNNPHAHGRGEGALCSVTSTENYPFFRAPELPQSLPSHSGLLPDHTVNHQMQLNTNSIGEPLPGNPPMRGVQSDRGGLPRGDTGGRGLKIVQLASLETTPTTTLATGGVTVRRPSHVNQFQRHHVPHGTKPLFCSDCGKRFSRRLDLIRHRVVHTGEKPVICNLCGNSFVNKTTLRVHMRIHTGEKPYMCSLCGKGFTQNGSLTIHLRTHSGEKPYSCSHCGASFNNPSNLRRHMVTHPEQAGTLTL, from the exons ATGTCAACAAACATGCAGGCTCATCTGTCTTTACAGACACAACTTGCTTCGATAATGGACGTGCTTGCTAGAGCGGCCGTTGACGAGATCAGTCAACTCTTTTCCGAGAGCTCGGCTGATTTGCACTTGGAGATTTCTCGCAGCTACAAAGAAAACGACGCTCTGAAAATGAGGATGAAGGTGATGAAGAGCGAGCTTTTCTCCCTGCGGCTACAAAGGGCGAGTACACCGCGCGGCAGTCGCTTTTCTTTCAGCAGAACTTTATGCAGGCCTCGGGGGAAACTCACAG ATAAGACACCCGAGCACCAGACAGCCGTTTACAGCAGGGATGATGCTCCTATTACAATAGGGGAAGAGGAGATACCATCCACAGTCAAAACAGAG TGTGCAGATGTGGAGAGTCCAGATGTCATCTTGATAAAAGATGAGGAGGGGCCTGAGGATGACTTTGGAGGATGTGGGCCAGATGCAG GTCATGATGGTATTTGTGGTGAGAATGTTGCCATGGTGACGCCACAGCCGGAACATGCCACCCAGAGACTAGGTCACGATGAGGGACTGTACAGCATGAACAACCCTCATGCTCATGGTCGAGGTGAAGGAGCGCTGTGCAGCGTGACCAGTACTGAGAACTACCCTTTCTTCAGAGCCCCAGAACTGCCCCAGAGTTTGCCCTCACACTCTGGTCTGCTGCCTGACCACACAGTCAACCATCAGATGCAGCTGAATACTAATTCTATTGGGGAACCTCTGCCAGGCAACCCCCCAATGAGGGGCGTGCAAAGTGACAGAGGGGGTCTGCCGAGAGGGGATACAGGAGGACGGGGTCTGAAAATCGTACAGCTAGCTTCCCTAGAAACCACCCCAACAACAACCTTGGCAACAGGGGGTGTGACTGTGAGGCGCCCTAGTCATGTAAACCAGTTCCAGCGCCACCACGTCCCCCACGGTACCAAGCCATTGTTCTGTAGCGACTGTGGGAAGCGCTTCTCTCGCCGGCTTGACTTGATCCGCCACCGGGTggtccacacaggagagaagcctgtCATATGCAACCTGTGCGGGAATTCGTTTGTCAACAAGACGACACTGAGGGTCCACATGCGTATCCACACGGGGGAGAAACCGTACATGTGCTCCTTGTGTGGGAAGGGCTTCACCCAGAATGGCAGcctgaccatccacctgaggacCCACTCTggggagaaaccctacagctgcTCCCACTGTGGAGCCTCGTTCAACAACCCCAGCAACCTGCGCAGACACATGGTCACACACCCAGAGCAGGCAGGGACACtgacactctga